Sequence from the Pirellulales bacterium genome:
CCCGCCGCCGCCCATTTTTTGCTTGCATTGCTCCCACGATTTCGTTTACAATCACCTGAGTCGGAAGACCAGGTGGGGGGATTCCGCCGGCTAAGTCTGCGTGTTGCCGCTCCAATACTTTTGGCGGGGAATTGGAGCTTCAGGGCAGCCGTTTAGCGGCGAAGAGCGCTTCTGGTGCGCTCAGCTGGCCTAATTGGGTCACGCCATCACATCGGCATGTCGCAGGGGCATGCTCCATGGAGACTTTGCTCATGTTTGCGCCGTCCAGCCCTCGCACCGATCTCGATGGTCAGAAACTAATCACCGCTTACGGCTCGGCTGATCTCGCCGAAGCTCGGTCGCCGGTTGCTGGTTCTCGTCGCGGGTTGCTCATCGCACGCCCTTCGGCTTTCACCCTGGTAGAACTGCTGGTGGTCATTGCCATCATCGGCATTTTAATTGCCTTGTTGTTGCCGGCGGTGCAGGCTGCGCGCGAATCCGCCCGCCGGTTGCAATGCTCCGACAACCTCAAGCAAATGGGCATTGCCTGCCAAACGTATGCCACCGCCAAGCGAACTTTTCCGCCGGGAAAAACGATCATTCAAACCAACAACACCACGGGCATTAACTTTTACTCCAATTGGGCGATCGAAATTCTGCCGTTCATCGAAGAAACGCCCCTCTACCGCATGTATCACTTCGATTTGCAAAACAATGACACCACGTTCAACAACAAAGTCGTCCAAACCGACGTGAAAGTGTACGATTGTCCCAGCGATCCCAATCCACCGGCCATCGGCACGCCGCAGCCTGATCAAACGCACCAGTATGCCAAGGGCTCCTACCGTGGCGTGGCGGGCCGCGGCATCGGCGACAACGGCGGCGGCAATAATAACGACTTTTGGGACAGCGGCCAGTTGATCATCGGCGGCAATGAGCTGACGCTGGCCGATAAAGGTCCGCTCCCGGTGGTGGTGCAATCAACCACGGCCAGCCCGCTCAATCCGAATTACAGTTTTCTGCGTAGCGCAGTCAAAATATCGCAAATTACCGACGGCACTTCCAAAACGCTGCTGATCGGCGAATACACCACGGTAACGCAACCTGCCCCAGTCGGCGGAGTTATCGTTTGGCGCTCCGCGTTTTGGGGCGCTAGTTATTACGGCTTGAACCTGGGCTCGATTACCTTGGTCTCCAGCTACCGGACCGGCAAGAATATGAACCCCATGTCGGTGCAGTTCGATCCTGATTACGACAAGTGCGTAATAGATGTCACCGCTGCTTATTCAACTTTGGGGGTTAGCGCCCGGACCGATCAGCCCTGCAACCGCGCTTTCACCGGCGTGCATGGCGGCTTAAGCGGCGGCGTGATGAACTTTGTCTTTTGTGACGGCTCGGTCAAATCCGTTAGCCAATTGGCCGATATTGTTCTAATTTCCAATTTGGCCACCATCGCCGGCGGCGAAGCGAACCAGACACTGCCGTAATCCGGAATGGGGAATTCGGAATGCGGAGTGGGGAATGGGGAATGCTCACCCCATCACCCGCTCAGCTCCGCCGCAGTTTGCTTGCATTTTTGGCTGGTTTTCGGTTACAATTGCTCCAGAAGCCAAAACCCTGGGGTGGGGGGTGTTGTTTCGGGTCTCAGAGTGCGTTGCAACGTCGCGGTTGTGGTGCGCGGTGGGCTGAGATAAATCGGGCACAGTGGGGAATCAGACCCAGTTGGCAAGCCTGCACCTTGACGATTCCAATACGGTGGGGAAGCTCGGTTGCCAGCGGGTTCCACTGGCGAGGTTGGTTGATAGTTCTAATCTTATCTAAATCGATTTTCGAGTGAGTGGCGCGGCAGGGAGCTGAACTCACGGGGAGAATTATTTATGTCTGGATCTTCGCGCTGCCGCACTTTTTCTCGCGCTTCTTGGCTTCCTCGCGCCACGGACCGCCGACTACCGATCACGGCCGGCTTCACGCTGGTGGAACTCCTCGTGGTCATCGCCATCATCGGCATTTTAATTGCGCTCTTGCTGCCGGCTGTGCAAGCGGCGCGCGAAGCCGCCCGGCGGACACAATGCACCGATAATTTGAAGAACATGGGGTTGGCCTGTCTGAATTACGCAACCGCGAAAAGAACGCTGCCGCCGGGAAAAGTGTACGGCACGACCACGGCCACCGGCACTTGTGGCTCCTCTACCAACGCGGACAGCTTTCACAACTGGTATACGAATTGGGCGCTGGAAATCTTGCCATTTATGGAAGAAACCGGCTTGTATCAGCGCTATCGTTTCGACCTTCCGAATTTG
This genomic interval carries:
- a CDS encoding DUF1559 domain-containing protein, with product MFAPSSPRTDLDGQKLITAYGSADLAEARSPVAGSRRGLLIARPSAFTLVELLVVIAIIGILIALLLPAVQAARESARRLQCSDNLKQMGIACQTYATAKRTFPPGKTIIQTNNTTGINFYSNWAIEILPFIEETPLYRMYHFDLQNNDTTFNNKVVQTDVKVYDCPSDPNPPAIGTPQPDQTHQYAKGSYRGVAGRGIGDNGGGNNNDFWDSGQLIIGGNELTLADKGPLPVVVQSTTASPLNPNYSFLRSAVKISQITDGTSKTLLIGEYTTVTQPAPVGGVIVWRSAFWGASYYGLNLGSITLVSSYRTGKNMNPMSVQFDPDYDKCVIDVTAAYSTLGVSARTDQPCNRAFTGVHGGLSGGVMNFVFCDGSVKSVSQLADIVLISNLATIAGGEANQTLP